The Erythrobacter sp. Alg231-14 genome has a segment encoding these proteins:
- a CDS encoding glycosyltransferase gives MRNKRVLLVRSDVRLAGPGVLMLAVAHALRERGWHVEVAVGSDALTDRFTQGGFAVHIVPGLDLGDRAPIRMGKGAAALRRIVAGSGISIAHSFNAQAGLLAWTATRGKRVRVVNTVLGAGKEGALKRLPFPLIAVSDFVKHDLLRHGVGAKRITTVYNSIMTPDRVLTDKSAFDAAWIARGAHDEFRIVGIAMMNGDKGHRASIDAFARFVARDPARATTLTLVGDGTRRNALESYAKERGIANKVRFAGALDNVFPELDRAHAFLHLSPQETFGMVLAEAHARGLPVVSYAIGGIPEVVANGETGILCALGNIAAVTDALQTLADDRDQCVEMGWRGLERVQRLFMRDSLGAGIEGVYASL, from the coding sequence ATGCGTAACAAACGGGTTCTGTTGGTGCGGTCCGATGTGAGGCTTGCTGGGCCGGGCGTGTTGATGTTGGCGGTGGCCCATGCCTTGCGCGAACGCGGCTGGCATGTCGAAGTGGCCGTGGGCAGCGATGCGTTGACGGATCGGTTCACGCAAGGCGGATTTGCCGTTCACATTGTCCCCGGCCTCGATCTGGGGGATCGCGCGCCCATTAGAATGGGGAAAGGGGCCGCCGCTCTGCGCCGGATTGTTGCCGGATCCGGCATCAGCATCGCGCACAGTTTCAATGCGCAGGCGGGATTGCTGGCATGGACCGCGACGCGCGGTAAGCGGGTGCGGGTGGTCAACACGGTCTTAGGCGCGGGAAAAGAAGGTGCGCTCAAACGTCTGCCGTTCCCTCTGATCGCGGTGTCCGATTTTGTGAAGCATGATTTGCTGCGGCATGGGGTTGGGGCCAAACGGATCACCACCGTCTACAATTCCATCATGACGCCGGACCGCGTTTTGACCGACAAGTCAGCCTTTGACGCGGCGTGGATTGCGCGCGGGGCGCACGATGAATTCCGCATTGTCGGCATCGCCATGATGAACGGCGATAAGGGGCATCGCGCTTCAATCGATGCCTTTGCTCGCTTTGTTGCCCGGGACCCTGCGCGCGCCACCACGCTGACATTGGTCGGTGATGGCACACGCAGAAACGCGCTCGAATCCTATGCGAAGGAACGAGGCATCGCCAATAAAGTGCGGTTTGCCGGTGCGCTCGACAATGTCTTTCCCGAACTCGACCGGGCCCATGCATTCCTCCATTTATCGCCGCAGGAAACATTTGGGATGGTTCTCGCAGAGGCGCATGCCCGCGGTCTTCCGGTGGTTTCCTATGCCATCGGCGGCATCCCCGAAGTCGTCGCCAACGGCGAAACCGGCATTCTGTGTGCGTTGGGTAACATCGCGGCTGTGACCGATGCGCTGCAAACGCTCGCGGATGATCGCGATCAATGCGTGGAGATGGGATGGCGCGGTCTGGAGAGGGTCCAGCGGCTCTTTATGCGCGACTCTTTGGGCGCCGGGATCGAGGGGGTCTATGCGTCACTTTGA
- a CDS encoding 23S rRNA (pseudouridine(1915)-N(3))-methyltransferase RlmH, with protein sequence MLLHVIARGKIARSPEAELVARYEKRLTWPVKLTELPETGGKIPDPLSPHKTILLDERGKAMGSEDFAALLGRWRDDGMREARFVLGAADGHSDEDRKNADLLLAFGPATWPHLMARAMVMEQLYRATSILAGHPYHRV encoded by the coding sequence ATCCTCCTGCATGTTATCGCCCGTGGAAAGATCGCCCGCTCACCCGAGGCGGAGCTTGTCGCGCGCTATGAAAAACGCCTGACCTGGCCGGTGAAACTCACCGAACTGCCGGAAACCGGCGGTAAAATTCCCGACCCCTTAAGTCCCCACAAAACCATCCTTTTGGATGAGCGGGGCAAGGCGATGGGATCGGAGGATTTTGCCGCGCTATTGGGCCGCTGGCGCGATGATGGCATGCGTGAGGCGCGCTTTGTATTGGGGGCCGCCGATGGGCATTCCGACGAAGACCGGAAAAACGCCGATCTCTTGCTCGCCTTTGGTCCGGCGACATGGCCGCATTTGATGGCGCGCGCGATGGTGATGGAACAATTGTACCGCGCGACCAGCATCCTAGCGGGTCATCCCTACCACCGGGTCTGA
- a CDS encoding nicotinate-nucleotide adenylyltransferase, which yields MLTGLLGGSFNPAHSGHRRITQFSIDRLQLDDAWWLVSPGNPLKARKGMGPLGARLKSARSQARRTSIVPTVIERELGTRYTLETLRKLKRRYPKRQFVWLMGSDNLAQFHRWKGWRDIARLVPIAVIARPGYNGAAMTSPAMAWLRRYRVPVASIRNPSSSNTKHARAPALVFMRFDPDSSSATAIRRDNADWASEYQGATPRDVLTFRLVEERDVA from the coding sequence ATGTTGACTGGGCTTTTGGGTGGCAGTTTTAATCCCGCGCATAGCGGACACCGTCGGATCACTCAGTTTTCGATAGATCGATTGCAGTTGGACGATGCGTGGTGGTTGGTGTCACCAGGCAATCCTTTGAAAGCGCGCAAGGGGATGGGGCCGCTCGGTGCGCGCCTCAAATCCGCGCGATCGCAAGCCCGGCGAACGTCGATTGTGCCGACCGTGATAGAGCGCGAATTGGGCACACGATACACGCTCGAAACTTTGCGAAAGCTCAAAAGGCGGTATCCCAAACGGCAATTTGTGTGGTTGATGGGGTCCGACAATCTGGCGCAGTTTCACCGCTGGAAGGGGTGGCGTGATATTGCGCGACTTGTACCGATTGCGGTGATCGCGCGTCCCGGCTACAACGGTGCGGCTATGACAAGCCCTGCCATGGCCTGGTTGAGACGCTACCGCGTCCCTGTCGCCAGCATTCGCAACCCATCATCATCGAACACAAAGCACGCCCGCGCGCCCGCGCTGGTGTTCATGCGGTTTGATCCCGATTCCAGTTCCGCCACCGCGATCCGCCGTGACAACGCAGATTGGGCGTCGGAATATCAAGGGGCCACCCCGCGCGATGTTTTGACTTTCCGTCTCGTAGAAGAGCGTGACGTTGCATGA
- a CDS encoding peptidoglycan DD-metalloendopeptidase family protein → MRNPAFHTAAFGFLALALIAAMALAVPNSRAQRNVAIMEPDEAQAELERATRESRQAQTRADRFTQASDDATIAADKTASEAAAIAAQIQAAEANIAAARARYSLTQADRTALSARLAERQQPLVRLTGALQTTARRPLALSALQPGSLKDLVYVRAVLASAVPEIRDRTAALRGELEQGRALEQQAARELESLGAGEEELQARRADLAALESRQRLASREARGNALREGERALALAEEARDLDGLIDVIDDAAMLRRELAALPGPVMRPANIAADIADIDASDSTPTPAATTTALTAFQLPVQGRTIAGFGEMRESGLRSKGLSLAPQSGAQVVAPASGRIAFAGPYRGFGRIVIIEHPGGWTSLVTGLERVAAEVGDEVIGGAPLGVAGGEDPMIGIELRQDGEPVNPLNFLR, encoded by the coding sequence ATGCGCAATCCTGCTTTTCATACCGCTGCTTTTGGCTTTTTGGCGTTGGCTTTGATCGCGGCCATGGCGTTAGCCGTTCCCAACAGCAGGGCACAACGCAACGTTGCGATTATGGAACCGGATGAGGCGCAGGCCGAATTGGAGAGGGCCACCCGCGAAAGCAGGCAAGCGCAAACCCGCGCGGATCGCTTCACCCAAGCATCCGACGACGCGACGATTGCCGCCGATAAAACCGCAAGCGAAGCGGCCGCCATCGCAGCACAAATCCAAGCGGCAGAAGCCAACATAGCCGCTGCACGCGCACGATATTCGCTGACTCAGGCGGACCGGACTGCGTTGTCGGCGCGACTGGCGGAACGGCAACAGCCTTTGGTGCGGTTGACCGGCGCGTTGCAAACCACGGCGCGGCGACCATTGGCCTTGTCTGCGTTGCAACCGGGATCGCTCAAAGACCTCGTCTATGTTCGTGCGGTTCTTGCCTCGGCAGTTCCCGAAATCCGCGATCGAACGGCCGCGCTGCGCGGAGAATTGGAACAAGGCCGCGCCTTGGAACAACAGGCCGCGCGCGAATTGGAAAGTTTGGGCGCGGGTGAAGAAGAATTGCAGGCACGTCGGGCGGATCTGGCCGCTTTGGAATCGCGCCAAAGGCTGGCGTCACGCGAAGCGCGCGGCAATGCTCTGCGCGAAGGGGAGCGCGCCTTGGCCTTGGCCGAGGAAGCGCGTGATTTGGACGGATTGATCGATGTAATCGACGATGCGGCTATGTTGCGCCGTGAACTGGCGGCATTGCCCGGCCCGGTAATGCGTCCTGCCAACATCGCCGCCGACATCGCCGATATCGACGCCAGCGATTCCACACCCACCCCGGCCGCAACGACCACGGCATTGACCGCGTTTCAACTGCCCGTCCAAGGTCGGACCATCGCCGGATTTGGCGAAATGCGGGAAAGCGGTTTGCGTTCAAAGGGATTGTCGCTGGCGCCGCAATCTGGCGCGCAAGTGGTTGCACCGGCGTCGGGTCGCATTGCCTTTGCGGGGCCGTATCGCGGGTTTGGGCGAATCGTGATTATCGAACATCCCGGCGGCTGGACCAGTTTGGTGACCGGCCTTGAAAGAGTGGCCGCCGAAGTGGGCGACGAGGTCATTGGCGGCGCACCTTTGGGCGTTGCCGGAGGCGAAGATCCGATGATTGGAATAGAGCTGCGTCAGGATGGAGAGCCTGTTAACCCGCTCAACTTCCTGCGTTAA
- a CDS encoding polymer-forming cytoskeletal protein — MAQGNSTFSVIGSDVTIKGDISASVDLHIDGTIEGDIKCASLVQGESSAISGAVTADSARMSGKVVGSITAKELVILKSAQIEGDVHYDALTIEQGAQVDGRFAPNGQTAAPKAVPAPKVSDADPQLKMAN, encoded by the coding sequence ATGGCGCAAGGCAATTCGACCTTTTCGGTGATCGGATCGGACGTCACGATCAAAGGCGACATCAGCGCGTCTGTCGATCTGCACATTGATGGCACCATCGAAGGCGACATCAAATGCGCGTCTTTGGTCCAAGGCGAATCAAGCGCAATTTCCGGTGCTGTCACCGCGGATAGCGCGCGGATGTCGGGCAAAGTGGTCGGATCGATCACCGCCAAAGAATTGGTGATCCTTAAAAGCGCGCAAATCGAAGGCGACGTGCATTACGATGCGTTGACCATTGAACAAGGCGCGCAGGTTGATGGCCGGTTTGCTCCCAACGGACAAACCGCCGCACCCAAGGCAGTGCCTGCTCCTAAAGTGAGCGATGCCGATCCCCAGTTGAAGATGGCGAACTAG
- a CDS encoding M23 family metallopeptidase — translation MSDSHSERTLREKVRDWFPDREFFMRSQGQVRFIKISSQMQKGAAAAVALLAVGWVGSMGIMAWNNHAAEASIASFQEEKAAVATARQRLDAYEGNLDQVVEDLDARQDALEAMAELLPEEIQTVDTNVTDSSDETAETVEQVGIMFPKARGLAEIEARQLAFVENMTRYADWRAGRAEEALRRLNLDPNAMAQAASSDIEAAMGGPLEMLATAADGSIDPRFERLGLSLARMSALERALDGVPQVVPAADQRITSAFGYRRDPFTRGGAMHSGIDFKGAYGSPIFAAATGEVSFAGWKSGYGKTVEITHANGIMTRYAHLSRIGVTAGQSIEGGATIGGLGSTGRSTGPHLHFEVRINGRAVNPRPFLEAAPDVLKEARGTGTASRPASRP, via the coding sequence TTGTCAGATTCACATTCCGAACGCACGTTGCGAGAGAAAGTGCGCGATTGGTTCCCCGATCGTGAATTCTTCATGCGGTCACAAGGCCAAGTTCGCTTCATCAAAATCTCATCGCAGATGCAAAAAGGCGCGGCAGCAGCTGTAGCCTTGTTGGCGGTCGGCTGGGTTGGATCGATGGGCATCATGGCGTGGAACAACCACGCCGCCGAGGCCAGCATCGCGTCATTCCAAGAGGAAAAAGCAGCCGTCGCGACCGCTCGTCAGCGTCTTGACGCGTATGAAGGTAACCTTGATCAGGTCGTCGAAGATTTGGACGCCCGGCAAGACGCTTTGGAAGCGATGGCGGAATTGCTTCCCGAAGAAATTCAAACGGTCGATACAAATGTCACCGATTCCAGCGACGAAACGGCAGAAACGGTTGAGCAAGTTGGGATTATGTTCCCGAAAGCGCGCGGCCTCGCAGAGATCGAAGCGCGTCAACTTGCCTTTGTAGAAAATATGACCCGGTACGCCGATTGGCGTGCGGGCCGCGCCGAAGAAGCGCTGCGCCGGTTGAACCTTGATCCGAATGCAATGGCTCAGGCCGCCAGTTCGGATATTGAGGCGGCAATGGGTGGTCCGCTCGAAATGTTGGCGACCGCTGCTGATGGATCGATCGACCCACGGTTCGAACGCCTCGGCCTAAGCTTGGCGCGCATGTCTGCTCTTGAGCGTGCATTGGACGGCGTCCCACAAGTTGTGCCCGCCGCCGATCAACGCATCACCTCTGCGTTTGGATATCGCCGTGATCCGTTCACTCGCGGTGGCGCCATGCACAGCGGCATCGATTTCAAAGGCGCGTATGGTTCGCCCATTTTCGCCGCCGCCACGGGCGAAGTCAGCTTTGCCGGTTGGAAATCGGGATATGGTAAGACCGTAGAGATCACGCATGCCAACGGCATCATGACACGTTACGCGCATCTTTCACGGATTGGCGTAACTGCCGGTCAGTCTATCGAAGGTGGGGCAACGATCGGTGGCCTAGGCAGCACCGGCCGGTCTACAGGTCCCCATCTACATTTCGAAGTTCGTATTAACGGGCGCGCGGTCAATCCGCGCCCCTTCCTGGAGGCAGCCCCCGATGTTCTCAAAGAAGCCCGCGGAACAGGAACGGCCAGCCGTCCCGCAAGCCGCCCCTAA
- the rsfS gene encoding ribosome silencing factor, whose amino-acid sequence MPSELGEHPLHDLVMSQLDDDQAQEIVSIPLEGKSSVADFMVIASGRSTRQVASMAQKLAEKVKQAGHGPVRIEGLPTADWVLIDAGDIVVHLFRPEVRTFYNLERMWSFEGGTPQQGRA is encoded by the coding sequence ATGCCATCTGAATTAGGCGAACACCCACTGCACGATTTGGTGATGAGCCAGCTTGACGATGATCAAGCGCAGGAAATCGTCTCAATCCCCCTAGAAGGGAAAAGCTCGGTCGCCGATTTTATGGTGATCGCCAGCGGCCGATCTACCCGTCAGGTCGCGTCTATGGCGCAGAAATTGGCTGAAAAGGTCAAACAAGCGGGCCACGGCCCTGTTCGCATCGAAGGTTTGCCGACGGCGGATTGGGTGTTGATCGATGCGGGCGATATTGTCGTCCATCTGTTCCGGCCCGAAGTGCGCACCTTTTACAATCTGGAACGTATGTGGTCCTTCGAAGGCGGCACGCCGCAACAAGGCCGGGCGTAA
- a CDS encoding glutamate-5-semialdehyde dehydrogenase, whose translation MKTTTSLKTHDTQSPHDAITALAQDGRAAQRVLASLSSEARAQSLIHAARHLRQDAAAILAANAKDVEAGRKNGLSSALLDRLMLDDARLEAVAAGVEAVANLADPVGNVIDASERPNGLKLSRVRVPIGTIGIIYESRPNVTADAAALCVRAGNAALLRGGSEAVHSNRAILSSFTAGLVEGGVPAQAVQLIPTQDRAAVGAMLTATGLIDMIVPRGGKSLVARVQADARVPVLAHLDGICHTYIHSAADTDMARTIALNAKLRRTGICGAMETLLIDAEFADGPTIVEQLIDAGCEVRGDAACRSFDSRVIAATSLDWDTEYLDAVLSVAIVDGLDGAVDHIARHSSSHTDAIITEDEAVAEQFFARVDSAIVMHNASSQFADGGEFGLGAEIGIATGRLHARGPVALEGLTTYKWLVRGSGQARP comes from the coding sequence ATGAAAACGACGACCTCTTTGAAGACGCACGACACGCAATCCCCACACGATGCGATCACCGCTCTCGCCCAAGATGGCAGAGCGGCGCAGCGCGTCTTGGCCAGCCTATCCAGCGAAGCGCGTGCGCAAAGCTTGATCCATGCCGCGCGGCATCTGCGCCAAGACGCTGCCGCGATCCTTGCGGCCAATGCGAAAGACGTTGAGGCGGGCCGGAAAAACGGCCTTTCTTCAGCGCTATTGGATCGCTTGATGTTGGACGATGCGCGTTTGGAGGCTGTGGCGGCGGGGGTCGAAGCAGTTGCCAATCTGGCCGATCCGGTCGGCAATGTGATCGATGCTTCCGAACGGCCCAACGGGTTGAAATTAAGCCGGGTGCGCGTGCCGATTGGAACGATCGGTATTATCTATGAAAGCCGCCCCAATGTAACCGCCGATGCGGCGGCCTTGTGCGTGCGCGCGGGCAATGCGGCGTTGTTGCGCGGAGGCAGCGAAGCGGTCCATTCAAACCGGGCCATCCTGTCCAGTTTCACCGCCGGTTTGGTCGAAGGCGGTGTCCCGGCGCAAGCGGTGCAATTGATCCCGACACAAGACCGCGCCGCGGTTGGCGCGATGCTGACCGCGACGGGCTTGATCGATATGATTGTCCCTCGCGGCGGGAAAAGCCTTGTTGCGCGGGTTCAGGCCGATGCGCGTGTCCCTGTTCTCGCCCATCTCGACGGTATCTGTCACACCTATATCCACTCGGCGGCTGATACCGACATGGCCCGAACCATTGCGCTCAACGCGAAACTGCGCCGAACGGGCATTTGCGGGGCGATGGAAACTTTGTTGATAGACGCCGAATTTGCCGATGGCCCCACGATTGTAGAGCAATTGATCGATGCCGGATGTGAGGTTCGCGGCGATGCCGCCTGTCGGTCGTTCGATTCGCGCGTGATTGCGGCCACATCACTCGATTGGGACACCGAATATCTCGACGCGGTGTTGTCGGTTGCGATTGTTGATGGATTGGACGGCGCGGTGGATCACATTGCGCGCCACTCTTCGTCTCACACCGACGCAATCATCACCGAAGACGAAGCCGTGGCAGAGCAATTCTTTGCCCGGGTTGATAGCGCGATCGTGATGCACAACGCGTCATCGCAATTCGCCGATGGTGGAGAATTTGGTTTGGGGGCAGAGATTGGCATCGCAACCGGACGGCTGCACGCGCGCGGGCCGGTCGCTTTGGAAGGGCTCACGACATACAAATGGTTGGTGCGTGGCTCTGGTCAGGCGCGGCCTTGA
- a CDS encoding S41 family peptidase, with translation MKIAALLRSAALVTAVALIPATTATMAQVDGRAGPELAKVFAVYQRIQANYVEPVDDEQLVRGMIDGMLTSLDPHSAYLDGSDLERLTTMIDGNYSGLGLSVIMEDGAVKVISPFKGSPADAQGVKAGDFITHLDGDLIYGGDLDDAVARMRGKAGTSIKLTIFRPGRDEPFEVDVTRGVIELEPVTHSLESGNIGHISVNEFSADVGADVYRAWEALQDEATGRMSGLVLDLRSNPGGSLDEAVALSDLFLDSGRIVSQRGRARGETLLYDAETVFRGDMAEGVPIIVLIDAGSASASEIVAGALQDHRRALVMGQRSFGKGSVQSLLPLGPDAALKLTTARYFTPSGASVQEGGITPDIRVPQLSDPDFALRERYQTRESDLRGHLVNELGIDDAELEDDNIDDPRFQLTAEQLEEQGVEDFQLHYAIETLRRTTSSSVALRQ, from the coding sequence ATGAAAATCGCCGCCTTGCTTCGCAGCGCCGCTCTCGTCACAGCCGTCGCGCTGATCCCCGCAACCACCGCCACCATGGCGCAGGTCGATGGCCGCGCCGGGCCCGAATTGGCGAAGGTTTTCGCGGTCTATCAACGCATTCAGGCAAACTATGTTGAGCCGGTTGATGACGAACAACTTGTGCGCGGCATGATCGATGGGATGCTGACATCGCTCGACCCCCATTCCGCCTATCTCGACGGCAGCGATCTTGAACGGCTGACCACGATGATTGACGGCAATTATTCCGGTTTGGGTCTGTCGGTCATCATGGAAGACGGCGCGGTCAAGGTGATTTCACCGTTCAAAGGCAGCCCGGCCGATGCGCAAGGCGTCAAAGCGGGTGATTTCATCACCCATTTGGACGGCGACCTAATCTATGGCGGCGATTTGGATGACGCGGTTGCGCGGATGCGCGGCAAAGCGGGCACATCCATCAAGTTGACCATTTTCCGTCCGGGTCGCGATGAGCCGTTCGAAGTCGATGTAACGCGCGGCGTTATCGAATTGGAGCCGGTTACTCATTCGCTCGAATCCGGTAATATTGGACACATTTCAGTCAATGAATTTTCCGCCGATGTCGGCGCCGATGTCTATCGCGCATGGGAAGCGCTGCAAGACGAAGCGACCGGCAGGATGAGCGGTTTGGTGCTGGATTTGCGGTCCAATCCGGGCGGGTCGCTCGATGAAGCGGTGGCCTTGTCCGACCTGTTCCTCGATTCCGGCCGCATCGTTTCACAACGTGGCCGCGCGCGCGGCGAAACTCTTTTGTACGATGCAGAAACCGTGTTTCGCGGTGATATGGCCGAAGGTGTCCCAATCATTGTCTTGATTGATGCCGGTTCCGCTTCTGCTTCGGAAATTGTCGCCGGTGCTTTGCAAGATCATCGCCGCGCCTTGGTCATGGGCCAACGCAGCTTCGGCAAAGGTTCGGTTCAATCGCTGTTGCCATTGGGCCCTGATGCGGCGTTGAAATTGACCACCGCGCGGTACTTCACACCGTCCGGTGCATCGGTGCAGGAAGGGGGCATCACGCCCGATATCCGTGTGCCGCAATTGTCCGATCCCGATTTCGCGCTGCGCGAACGGTATCAAACGCGCGAATCCGATCTGCGCGGGCATTTGGTCAACGAATTGGGCATTGATGATGCGGAATTGGAGGATGACAACATCGACGATCCGCGTTTCCAATTGACGGCCGAACAGCTCGAAGAGCAAGGCGTAGAGGATTTTCAACTGCATTATGCGATTGAAACCCTGCGTCGCACGACCTCCAGTTCGGTTGCGTTGCGCCAGTAA
- a CDS encoding NAD-dependent epimerase/dehydratase family protein, translating into MRTVLITGSAGFIGYHLAQLLLDEGFRVVGYDGMTDYYDVRLKERRHQMLLQNANFTCAQGMLEDFDTLHTLAMREEPDVIVHLAAQAGVRYSLENPRAYVDANLVGAFNVMECARELGVDHLLMASTSSVYGANTEMPFDEREKCDTQLTLYAATKKANEAMAHSYAHLWNLPTTMFRFFTVYGPWGRPDMALFKFTRGILEGTPIDIYNNGEMFRDFTYVTDLVRAIRLLIDKAPVRPETPDDIPEWDSLSPAAPWRVANIGNSDTVKLMDFVTAIESECGREAVKNFMPMQKGDVPATYADATLLRELTGYTPQTDVRKGIGKFVAWYRDYYGV; encoded by the coding sequence ATGCGTACTGTCCTTATCACCGGATCGGCCGGCTTTATCGGATACCATCTGGCGCAACTTTTGTTGGACGAAGGGTTTCGTGTTGTCGGGTATGACGGGATGACCGATTACTATGATGTCCGCTTGAAAGAACGGCGGCATCAAATGTTGCTTCAAAACGCCAATTTCACCTGCGCACAGGGGATGTTGGAAGATTTTGACACGCTCCACACGCTGGCCATGCGTGAAGAACCGGATGTTATCGTGCATCTCGCCGCGCAGGCCGGGGTCCGCTACAGCCTTGAAAACCCGCGCGCATATGTCGATGCGAACCTTGTCGGTGCGTTCAACGTGATGGAATGCGCGCGCGAATTGGGCGTCGATCATTTGTTGATGGCCTCCACATCGTCGGTTTACGGCGCGAACACCGAAATGCCGTTCGATGAAAGGGAGAAATGCGACACGCAATTGACCCTTTATGCTGCGACCAAGAAGGCGAATGAGGCGATGGCCCATTCCTATGCTCATCTGTGGAACTTGCCGACGACGATGTTCCGGTTCTTCACCGTTTATGGCCCATGGGGTCGCCCCGATATGGCGCTATTTAAGTTCACACGCGGGATCCTGGAGGGGACTCCGATCGACATTTACAACAATGGCGAGATGTTCCGCGACTTTACCTATGTCACGGACCTTGTTCGCGCGATCCGTTTGTTGATCGATAAAGCACCTGTTCGCCCAGAAACGCCGGACGATATTCCCGAATGGGATTCGCTGTCCCCCGCCGCCCCATGGCGCGTGGCCAATATTGGCAACAGCGACACCGTGAAATTGATGGATTTCGTCACCGCGATCGAATCGGAATGCGGACGCGAGGCGGTGAAGAATTTTATGCCGATGCAAAAAGGCGATGTGCCCGCAACCTATGCCGATGCGACTTTGTTGCGCGAATTGACCGGATACACCCCCCAAACCGACGTGCGTAAGGGGATTGGGAAATTCGTCGCCTGGTACCGCGACTATTACGGCGTGTGA
- a CDS encoding disulfide bond formation protein B, with translation MTGLQQTRALALAIPVGLLGGAYISQYGFGLYPCEMCWWQRWPHFAAVALALVSFVAPPQRVWLALAGLAVITSGLIGGFHAGVEYGWWEGITGCSTFAPDVDVMDISAAPLIRCDVAPWDLFGISLAGWNFLISCIGGAAIVAFAAYKK, from the coding sequence ATGACTGGACTACAACAAACGCGCGCCTTGGCATTGGCGATTCCGGTGGGCCTGTTGGGCGGTGCCTACATCTCCCAATACGGTTTTGGCCTTTATCCGTGTGAAATGTGTTGGTGGCAGCGTTGGCCCCATTTTGCTGCTGTTGCCTTGGCATTGGTGTCCTTTGTTGCGCCGCCCCAACGGGTTTGGCTCGCTTTGGCGGGTCTGGCGGTTATAACCTCGGGGTTGATCGGTGGGTTCCACGCCGGGGTCGAATACGGATGGTGGGAAGGGATCACCGGGTGCAGCACATTTGCGCCCGATGTCGATGTGATGGATATTTCCGCCGCCCCCTTGATCCGATGTGACGTCGCGCCATGGGATTTGTTCGGAATTTCGTTGGCCGGTTGGAATTTCCTTATTTCTTGCATCGGCGGAGCAGCTATTGTGGCCTTCGCTGCGTATAAGAAGTAA
- a CDS encoding demethoxyubiquinone hydroxylase family protein, with protein sequence MDRDELHRMIRVDQAGEFGATRIYKGQLAVMGDRGPHSAEIRHMAEQEETHCARFDAVLAKRGVRPTALHPFWSAAGYALGAGTALLGPEAAMACTAAVETEIDKHYSDQLDRLAETGSEPELAEMIEEFREEEREHRDAALANGAESAPAYPLLSGAIRLGCRIAIKVSERI encoded by the coding sequence ATGGATCGCGACGAACTGCACCGTATGATCCGCGTCGATCAGGCGGGCGAATTTGGCGCAACCCGAATTTACAAAGGGCAATTGGCCGTAATGGGCGATCGCGGACCGCATTCCGCCGAAATCCGTCACATGGCTGAACAAGAAGAAACCCACTGCGCGCGGTTTGACGCGGTTTTGGCCAAACGCGGCGTGCGCCCCACGGCTTTGCATCCATTTTGGTCCGCCGCCGGATACGCGTTGGGTGCGGGCACGGCGCTGCTTGGGCCAGAGGCCGCGATGGCGTGCACCGCAGCGGTCGAAACCGAGATCGACAAGCATTATTCCGACCAACTTGATCGCCTGGCCGAAACCGGGTCCGAACCTGAATTGGCCGAAATGATTGAGGAATTTCGCGAAGAAGAACGGGAACACCGCGATGCCGCGCTTGCCAATGGCGCGGAAAGCGCGCCGGCCTATCCTTTGTTGTCCGGCGCCATTCGTTTGGGATGCCGAATCGCAATCAAAGTGAGCGAGCGGATCTAA